In the Telopea speciosissima isolate NSW1024214 ecotype Mountain lineage chromosome 6, Tspe_v1, whole genome shotgun sequence genome, AATATAGTTTTGCCGGGAATGACGCTCACTCAAAAAGGTAAATGCCAACTTCCGACTATTTAAATTTTACATCGGTTGGAGAAGGATTTGCGAACTACGATATCCTAATACCTGAACCGTGTGAGATGAgcttctgtatttttttgtttcggtGAAGATGATTATATCGTCTCAGGTGTTACAATTTCTTTTTCGTATCATTTTGATTTTTCGTGAACTCGTACGAAGGTATGAGGAGGACATATGGACGGAGATCGCGAAATTCTTGGACGGAATATCTCTGGTGATGCTTGGAGCAACGAATCGTTGGTTCCATCACATCGCCATGCAAGAATGCGTATGGAAGTTTGCATGTTTGCGAGATCTTCGAGTCCCGCAACCCGAACACGTGGATTTCAAGTGGAACAAACTTTACACCTCAGCTTTTGGTAAAGTTTCAATTAAATGACATTCCATAGAACAGCCATAGTATGGTAGTGTAATACACTAATACCTCACTTCACCAACTTTCGATCTCTGACAGATGGGAGTCACTCTTACTCATTTCATCAACAAGACAAACACATAGGTGCGTTGAATCACCTGTTGAACACTGAAGATTCCATATAGATGACCATGGCTTAGTTTAAACAATCAAATATGTTTTCAATTAACTTTGTTTTCTACGGTTGAGTAGATTGGATGAGAATCGGCGCGTTTTCCTTTGTGTCAACGGTTGCCCTGCTGACGGAGAAGCTGTCCTCTCCTGTGGCAATCCCACAAGGAGGAGGCACAGAGCAAATGGCGCGGGAAACTGGTTCTTGTGTCTTGAGCAACATTAAAGCGGGAATTTGGATAGCCGgtaagtttttgtttttgttttttattttttgattccCTCTCTAAACCGACTTTAATGGCCTCGCTGCTGGTCTTGTTAATGGTGTCATTGCTCATCATTAGAGGAATCAGGCGCGTTGCAGCCAGAAATTAACTATAGCATAGCACTAACCTGTAAAGCGAACCTTTTTTGAATAATGAAACTCATTATAGAGCTGATTGAGTGTTCGATGGGCCCTTGTTTTTCAGATCTACAGCTCGTAAGATGCCCTGCCTGCAACCTCATCACATGCGAAGGTGAGAATGTTTTTCCGTACCTTCGGATTTAAAAGCTAAACGCCCTGCTCCCTTCCCAGTAGATTCCCACTTCCTACAGACACGGAGGATATGGCAGTTTGAATAATCCAGCAAGGACAAATCCAATAAAACAGACAAAGTTTCTCGTTTCGATCACCAATTCAATGAATTATATATCGCTCTCAGCCAGTATATTATTAGCAGGATAATCATTGCATGAGAATCTTTTTCTCCCAAAGCTGTGGAACATCTACGAATTCATTATCATTTGCTGGATAACTTTAGGATCTTGCATCTATTTGAGCCGGTGTTTTCTAGGTTACGTTGTTTCATATGAGATGGAAACCATATCGTGAGAGAGACCTTCGACTTCGAGTCTCTCGCACAACTCAGTGCTATGAAGTATAAACAGCAATCGCTTTGTTCAGGGATTCAGACCTCCAGATAAATTCAAAATCTCTAGTGGTGGTGGGACCAACCAAGATGGATTTAGATTGAAGTGGTAGAATTACTCCAGGCTTACTAATCTGGTGTCTACTAGAGCCTCTGCTGAATGGGGTGATAGAACAACCGACCCTAAACAGGGAGAGCAGCAGGTTAATGGGTCTACTTCTAGAAAACGCAGGTCCCTGACGTAACTATTCCTTGCAAATTTTCTGCAGGAACGATGCAGACGTTAGATGCAAGGCACATAGAGCTTTTCCTAAACGAGGAGTACAAGAAAGGGAGCTGGCAGTATGAAGAAATTGGATGCCACGAAATAAACAAGCACACAGACGGAGCCATGGCAGGCATTTTTGACATGAGGCACCTAAAGGATTCTTCTACCTCTGGTAACTGTCTTCAGTCTCAATATAATAGCGAGCTTAACACAACTGAAATAACAGAACTCGGGTCCAAAGCTTGGACTGTACATCTTAGGTAATTTCACAAGCAGTTGTTGAAATCCCTTTGGTTGTCGGACTTGGAGTACACAATCTGGTGTTCATGCACTATAATAGTCACCAGCAAAGTAAATTTTTTCCTACGATTAGCACTGTATTGCTTTATAACCGTATTTAGTATACAAATTGAATGGCAGGGGTTTTGGATCTCAAATCATGGGTAGGGAAGCCCAACGATTGGCAACCCAGGGCCCGAGTTACTTCACATGCAGTAGCTGTGAACACCAACTTGCAACAGAATGAAGGTGCATCACCACCAATTTTGACAAagttcactctctctccctctcctctctgcCGATGCTCATCAATTCATTTAAAACGATGGAGCTAACAACAatcagaaaaaagaacaaattttttttccctgttaTTTTGGTCAAACAGGAGTCGAGATTTCTATTAGATACTTTTAACATGGCTacttttcttaccaaaaaaaaacatggctACTTTAGCTAACTCTTTCTGTGAACCTCTGCAGGAATTCATGTAAAATACCAAGCAATGAGGGCAGGAGCTGGAGGTGAAATTGTTTCAATACGAATCTCTCAGCAACTTATCTGATAACCCAGATAATCCAGAAATGATGCAACTTCTTGACAATCAAAAAGTGTAGTTTGCAATGTAAAGAGTACAAAAAAACCAAGTTCAGGTGCTTTGATTTGTCTTTTATCCTGTCCTGAGCATGCATTGTTAATAACAACCATAGTTTTAAGGGCAGAAAGatcttgcttttcttttttccacaTAGACCCTTGCAGATCTTGGGAGAGCACAATAAAGTCTATCATCTGATTCGCTCCTTTTCGACTCTCCACATCTTTTCGCAAGTATATTTTCTCTGACTACTCAACACCAACACATATTGGAACTGTTTTAAGCCCAATCCAAGTGGTCTCACTAAGTAATCCAGACTAAtccgaaaaagaaaaaaaaatcttctggACTAAATATTTGGACCACAATCATTAAATCACCACCCTGACACTACACATGCAGGCTATAACCCAGCAACTGGCAGCAAACCAATTAAGGGATAATCCAAAAGTAAATGTcctataattaaaaaattaaacgGGCTCAGTTTGGATGTGAATAGAAACTTGAATTATAGCAAAAGAGCCTGTTCTCAGATATCCATAGTATGTCAGTAACCTTTGTAATAGACTGCATCATGGGTTCTTCAATTATAATATATTTGCTGAAGCTTGTGTTTGCtatacattcttggaatgcattcatACAAATGCTGAAATGCATTCCTAACATAGAATTAGAAGGCTGTTTGGAACAGGATATTCTCGTTCTCAGCCAGAAAGCACGTTCCAGAATGGGTGTGTATTCTCTAAAATCCAAAAACGAGAATGCATACCCAACATCTCTTGTTTTTGTCTCAGAATGTGTtctcgacctagaatgcatagcAACCATGATTTTCCTGAACTAAAAACCCAGACTATGTGAAAATAAATGCTAGCCCTATGAACACGTAGGGAGGGCAAAATCTACAAAACTGGCCCTACCTGTTACACATGGacttcaaaaaataagaaaaataaaaagtgaaaaacTACAAATCCCACATGTAGAAAAAGAGGGGGCTGGTTTCAGAGTTTGTAGCCATACCTGTTCCAAGGGTTATGATGTTTCTCCTATGTGAATTGTCAGTTCTACGGATGGCCAACTCTAGCTGTTAATACTTCATATGTCATTAAAGCAGTCCTTTTTACCTTTTCTGATTCCTCTTTACAAATCAACGCAACTTAAAAGTTATACCAGTATGAAGGCAGAAAAATTAAAAGATCAGTAAAGGTCATTCCATGAGAATGCAACTGTTTCCATGATAAATATGAAAGACATCAGAGCTCACTGGTATCCCATAAAAGGCTCATTATaatgtcatttttcttttgttattgtaGAGTAAAATTCCCAACTAGTCCATCCCATCTATAACATTGTATAAAAGAACAAATTTCCCTTGAGGTATATGTTTGATATttcacaaaagaaagaaaattaaagggGAAAAACATGCCAACATACCATCCTCTGTTGTTGGAGATGTAGGTCAAAATATCAGAAGCAGCCACCCAACTGCCAATATATgaataggaaaataaataaaataagaacagtgaaaaaaaaatttgactaaTTTGGCCACAAATCaggaaaacaacaaacaaacaagcattaatattttattacatGAACACACACAAAGAGGAAAAACATTTAACCAGTAGTACCCTAAGGCCTTCCTTGGAGGATCCTACAGCCTAAATTAGTGATTCAGAtcctatgaaataaaaactatCTTCCACATCATTGATTATGCGACGAAAGATACTACCAACcagaatctgaagaagaagagaacaactGGAAAAAGCTATCTAAACCCAAGATGGATTCAGTGTGTGTTTCCACCGTGGCCTaccttttatttatataaatctGTCCAACAGCAATTGTATACCTAGTAGGAATACAACACCTAATTACACAAACTAAAAAGGAAACATGAAGGAAGGTAAACTCAGACTCAACTTACTCCACAACAAGGGCACTCAACTCCTAAAacatcttaacactccccctcaagctggagtatacatatatcaaaagaaagctCCGGCTTGGCCCAACAAGAATAGAAATTAAACACAACACCAAACGCCAATGAGCACGTAAAGAAACATCATTCATGAATCAATATCAGCTCAAGCACACAAACCATTAGCAATATCAGTAGATAATAACCGTCGTATCAAACAAATCCAATCAACAACGAGCAAAATAAGCGGTAGTAAACAAAAATCGCA is a window encoding:
- the LOC122665264 gene encoding probable F-box protein At3g61730, producing MGKRIRRGSSICSCSSPRSSSINPNSIFSWYEEDIWTEIAKFLDGISLVMLGATNRWFHHIAMQECVWKFACLRDLRVPQPEHVDFKWNKLYTSAFDGSHSYSFHQQDKHIDWMRIGAFSFVSTVALLTEKLSSPVAIPQGGGTEQMARETGSCVLSNIKAGIWIADLQLVRCPACNLITCEGTMQTLDARHIELFLNEEYKKGSWQYEEIGCHEINKHTDGAMAGIFDMRHLKDSSTSGVLDLKSWVGKPNDWQPRARVTSHAVAVNTNLQQNEGIHVKYQAMRAGAGGEIVSIRISQQLI